In one Portunus trituberculatus isolate SZX2019 chromosome 31, ASM1759143v1, whole genome shotgun sequence genomic region, the following are encoded:
- the LOC123511553 gene encoding RNA pseudouridylate synthase domain-containing protein 1-like — MLWWRAMVAMVAERALGAVLHRLAGRALLRLCFIVRYKLGHSLPATIDDIEILHHSPHYIVLSKRYDLLINSNDPNELTVQAQLRHLFPHLADKQLGHEFRFSHRLDFATSGLLCISLSKLAAKAVTKCFTRGQVDKYYLALVRGHLSQEMLDISLPIGDDMRPEWHKIKMATAQNPYVGPCKVAHTRLLVLQRGLYCDYPATKVLLKPSTGRRHQLRLHLSHLGHTIVGDFSYSNRRDMWPYRMFLHAHRLVLPSPLDYIDVQTKDPFTPEDPRNKWVPVETLNALTEETYQRLKDARHHCHGMNS; from the exons ATGTTGTGGTGGAGGGcgatggtggcaatggtggcagAGAGGGCGTTGGGTGCTGTGCTGCACCGCTTGGCCGGCAGGGCCCTGCTGAGGCTGTGCTTCATCGTGAGGTACAAGCTGGGCCACAGTCTTCCCGCAACCATAGATGACATTGAG ATCCTCCACCACAGTCCACACTACATTGTGCTCAGCAAGCGTTATGACCTGCTTATCAACAGCAATGATCCAAATGAG CTGACAGTCCAGGCCCAGCTAAGGCATCTCTTCCCCCACCTGGCAGACAAGCAGCTAGGACACGAGTTCAGGTTCTCTCACCGCCTGGATTTTGCCACCAGTGGCCTCTTGTGCATCTCTCTTAGCAAGCTTGCTGCTAAGGCTGTCACTAAGTGCTTCACCAGGGGACAGGTGGATAAGTATTACCTGGCACTGGTTCGTGGTCACCTGTCTCAAGAGATGTTGGATATTTCTTTGCCTATAG GAGATGACATGCGGCCAGAATGGCACAAAATCAAGATGGCCACAGCCCAGAACCCTTATGTGGGGCCCTGCAAGGTGGCTCACACTCGCCTCCTGGTTCTCCAGCGTGGACTTTATTGCG ATTATCCAGCAACCAAGGTTCTGCTCAAGCCTTCCACAGGGCGACGCCACCAGCTGCGGCTCCATCTATCCCACCTTGGGCATACCATTGTCGGGGATTTCTCTTACTCCAACCGACGAGACATGTGGCCGTACCGCATGTTCCTCCACGCCCACCGCCTGGTGTTGCCCTCACCCCTCGACTACATAGATGTACAGACCAAAGATCCTTTCACCCCAGAGGACCCAAGGAACAAGTGGGTCCCTGTTGAAACACTCAATGCCCTGACTGAGGAGACCTACCAAAGGCTGAAGGATGCAAGACATCATTGTCATGGGATGAACTCATAG
- the LOC123511591 gene encoding uncharacterized protein LOC123511591 encodes MSVSSSISATQGEDTSHDYTGNPNTFVKPLRMAAELEGLAKYASGDVRGNEEARKAMNIYSSGESEGTADSSCASNVSLIVNCSDQGVVLSSETSHLEVVKKKEKEKEKTYRVTTSHRREEPRTSKRRHVVKSSLKKTKTRKPRKILTTITTKRRLAARLKLYAIMHNDGGTSRGKEGPRANAKRKRSSESEEEEYED; translated from the exons ATGTCTGTTTCATCCTCAATTTCTGCCACACAAGGAG AGGACACATCCCACGACTATACAGGCAATCCTAACACTTTCGTCAAGCCCCTGAGGATGGCAGCTGAGCTGGAGGGGCTGGCCAAAtacg CCAGCGGAGATGTGAGAGGCAACGAGGAAGCGAGAAAAGCTATGAACATCTACTCTTCCGGTGAGAGCGAGGGGACGGCAGACTCTTCTTGTGCCTCCAACGTCTCCCTCATTGTAAATTGCAGTGAC CAAGGTGTTGTGTTGAGCTCTGAAACATCACATCTGGAggtggtgaagaaaaaagagaaggagaaagaaaagacatatAGAGTGACCACGTCCCATCGCAGGGAAGAGCCACGCACTTCCAAGCGCCGCCATGTCGTGAAGTCTTCGTTAAAGAAAACCAAGACAAGAAAGCCTCGCAAAATattaaccaccatcactacaaaaaGGAGGTTGGCGGCTAGACTGAAGCTGTACGCCATCATGCACAACGACGGAGGAACATCACGTGGAAAGGAAGGACCCAGAGCAAATGCAAAGCGGAAGAGGTCAAGcgaaagtgaagaagaggaatacgaAGATTAA